From the Winogradskyella forsetii genome, the window AACATTTAATTGATGTGAATGGAAGTTATTTTACAAAAGCACCTAATATTAGAAACTCTTTTGGAAATGCGAGACAAAGTAATCAAATAGTTTTAGGTTTAGAAAGTGAAACGATTCAGTCTGTTGATGCGAGTTATATATTTAGATCGCCAAAAGTAAAAGCAAGACTTACAGGGTTTTACTCAGGGTTTCAAGATGGTACAGATATCGGTTTTTTCTTCACAGAAAACGCTAGTAATTTTGTACAGGAAGTTCAGACCAACATAGATAGACGCCATATTGGTGGTGAGTTAGGGATTGAAGCCCAAGTCACACCTACTATTAAATTGAAAGCTGCAGCTTCAGTTGGTCAATATATTTTTACCAATAATCCAAATTTATATTATACAGCAGCTGATTTTGAATATAGAGCACCTGGTCTTATGGATGACGAAAGAGGGGAAAAAACAATTGTAACTTATGGAGACGAACAAACCACTGCCTTAAAAGATCTACATGTATCTGGTGGCCCAGAGCGTGCATTCCAGATAGGTTTTGAATACAGGGATCCTGAATTTTGGAATATAGGTGTTACCAGTAATTTCTTTTCTAATGCTTATGTCGATGCAAGTGCTTTGAAAAGATCTGCTAATTTTACTCAAGATGTTGACTTGTTACCAATTGATCCAAGAAATCAAGCTTTAATTATTCCTGAAGGAGGTAACTTTACAGGCAATACGATTAACGATTATGATGACGATGTTGCTAACAGTCTTTTGAAGCAAGAACAATTTGAGGACTATATGTTAGTAAATGTTATTGGAGGAAAATCTTGGCGTATTGATGACTATTTCGTCGGTTTCTTTGCTACGATTAATAATATATTTAATAAACAGTATAGAACGGGAGGTTTTGAACAATCTAGACGAGTAGATTATAGAAGCCAGTTAGATGAGCAAAACAATTCTAATGGTCCCGTATTTGGTAACCGTTACTTTTATGGTAATGGTACCACCTATTACCTAAACGTTTACGTAAGATTTTAAAAAAGCTATGTTAGAACAAAATAAATTTAATAAAATGAAAACTTTAAAAATTAATAAGATTATACTCTTACTTATAGGGTTTGTAGTATTTAACGGTTGCGTACAAGACGATGATTTCAGTACACCAAACCTCTCATTTGAAGAACCAAACATACCAGAAAATCAAATAAGAACTATAGGTTCTTTGGCAGGTGATTTAGCCCAAGAGCAAAGTGCAAATGATGATATATTTGAGCCGCAGCCCTTAGATTACTCGAATGAATCCGATGCGGTTGCCTATGTATTTAGTGATACTGATTTTTATGTAACAGGATATGTTGTATCATCTGATGAAGGTGGTAATTATTTTGAAGAAATAATTCTTCAAGACAAACCAGAAAATCCAACTATCGGTATTAAACTTTTAATTGATGTCAATCCATTATTTACTAAATATGAGGTTGGTAGAAAAATATATGTAAAAATTAGTGGTTTGGCTGTGGGAATTAGTAATGGTGTTTTAACCCTAGGATCTCAAGCAGGAAGTGGCGTCGATAAGATACCGTCGCAATTTGAAAATGAATTTATTGAAAGATCAAATGAAGTAGCTAACATTGTACCACTTCCATTAAATATTTCAGATTTCACAGTACAGAAAACAAATTTGATGATTGCATTAAATGATGTTCAGTTCAACAGAAATGATGTTTTTGATGAAGCTAACAACTTTGACACTTATGCCTCATCTGCTCAAGATCAATTTGACGGCGAGCGAACACTTGAGAGTTGTGAATCGGGTGCTTCTGTAATATTTAGTACAAGTACCTTTGCTGATTTTAAAGGTTTAGCCTTACCTAAAGGAAGAGGTACTGTGAATGCTGTACTCTCTAGAAATTTTGAAGGAAATAATTATATAGTAGCTATAAATACACCTGAAGATATAGTATTTGGTCCTGAAGAGAATCGTTGTGATCCAGATTTCTTTGAATGTACTGGTCCTTCTGGTGGAGGTTCTAATATTTTCTTTGAAAATTTTGAAGGTTTTGGTACTTATGACTCTGAAGGCTGGGATAATATCAATATAAGTGGTACAAATACCGATTGGTTTATCAGTGGTTTTCAAGGTAATAATTACTCTCGTATATCTGCATTTAGCTCAGGTAATTCTGATGCCGATGTTTGGTTAGTTACTCCTGCAATAGACTTAGGTCCTACAGAAGGAGAAGAATTATCTTTTGATCTAGAAGCTGCTTACGATACTGGTACAATATTATCTGTTTATGTCTCTACTGATTACGCTGGCGATCCAACTACAGCTACTTGGGAAATAATAGACGCAGCAATCCCTGTTGGACCAAGTGGAGGTTTTGGAGGCTTACAACCTGTAGGTCCAATTAATATATCTTGTATTGAAGGTACTGCTGTATTTGGATTTTTCTATGAAGGTTCAGATCCTAGTGCGACCACTAGATATCATTTAGATAATGTAAAAGTCACAGGTAATTAAGACACTCTAAAATATATAACTTAAAGCCACATTATTTTTAAAATGTGGCTTTTTTAATATTGAAACTTATGCTAGATCGTTATTATATTACTGTTTTTAACCATTATAAAAAAGCTTTTGGTAGGCGCAGCCTAAGCATTGCCCTTTCTTATATCAACTTTTTAGAGCTTTCATTTATTTTTGTATTCGCTGCATTTTTTAAGGCATTTGCTAAGCAGATGAAAATAGAAGTCATGTCATCCACAAAATTTTGGGTATTACTATCATTGGTTGCGCTCTTTATCATGGCAAAAAACTGGATGCGCTATAATGGAAAGAAAAGAACTATTCTTAATGCCAAACTAAAACATAAGCAGACCTCAATCTTATTACTATGGCTGCTGCCTTTAGGTTGCTGTGCGCTGGCAATTATACTACTTCAAGTCCAATAAAAAACGCCATCCTTTCGGATAGCGTTATTACTTTATATCTTATTATTTTCTTAAATTACTCAGCTTTTTTTCACGTCAGCGCAACATGCCTTTTTACAATCTGCATTACAGGCTTTCTTGCTTGTGCTTAGTGCAGTAGTTGAAGCATCCGTTTCAGCTTTGTTCGCACAACAGGCTTTATCGCAGTCAGCTTTGCAGGCTTTCTTTTCAGCACCAAAATCATCCACCTTGTGAAAATCCTTTACTTTATAAATGTCAGCTACCTTGCTTACTGTTTCTTCTAAAGATTTTGGAGTTACTTTAGCTTCATCATATTCAACCATTGCTAAACGTTTGTCAAAATCAACTTTTGCCGATTTTACACCTTCCATTTTAGCCATTTTCTTTTCGATGGTTTTGGCACAACCCATGGCACAAGTCATTCCATCTATACCAAACTCAACTTTTGCGTAAGTGGCATTTGGATCTAAAGTTTGAGCAACATCTTTTTTAGAAACTTCTACATCCACCGTTTTAACTTCTGGTGCCGTTTCATTTTTACACGACGTAAAAGCTAATGCTATCATTGCAACGATACTTAATGTCTTTAAGGTCTTCATAAATTCAAACTATTTTATTTGGGATAAATCTAATAAATATTAGTGCTTCTTGCGAAAGAATTAACGAATTTTGTGATTGATTTACAATGCTTTTGTATGAAAAACCCTAACATTAAATGGATTTATCTTATAATTCTTTCCGTAATTTGGGGAAGCTCATTTATTCTCATCAAAAAATCACTTTTAGGACTTACGCCTTATCAGCTTGGTGCTTTAAGAACTCTTATTACTGGGATCCTACTTCTAGCTTTTGGCTATCATAAACTTAAAACCATTCCGAAGTCAAAATGGAAATGGCTGCTTATTTCTGGACTCTTAGGCTCTTTTATACCTGCTTTCTTTTTTGCCATTGCAGAAACTGAAATAGATAGTACTGTTGCTTCTATATTGAATTCTTTAGTACCGCTCAATACCATTCTGTTGGGTTTTGCCGTTTTTAAAATTACCTCCACCAAGCGCCAAGTTTTAGGCGTTATTATTGGGTTCATTGGTACCGCTATTTTAATCCTCAAAGGTTCTGAATTAAACCCAAATCAAAATTATCTATACGCCGGATTTGTCATTGCTTCTACCCTAATGTATGCTGCTAACGTCAATATCATTAAGCGCTATTTACAAGATGTAAAACCGCTTGCAATTGCAGCTGGTAATTATGTATTTATTTTTATTCCAGCCCTGATTGTGCTCTTGTTTAGCGATTTTTTTACGACAGAAACATTTAACAATCCTGCTTTACCAAAAGCACTTATGTATGTGAGTATTCTAGCCATTTTTGGTACTGCGATAGCAAAAGTGGTCTTTTTTAAGCTGGTACAATTGTCCACACCTGTTTTTGCCTCTTCCGTAACTTATATTATGCCTATTGTTGCGCTTGGTTGGGGAATTTTAGATGATGAAACCTTTAGTTTTATTCAGGGTTTTGCAGCGTTATTAATTTTGGTGGGTGTTTATTTATCACATAAGCGCAAGTAAAAGATCCCGTTCCAATAACGGCATTGGTTGAACTAATTATTTTAAAAAAAATCTGCATTTATTTTCAAAATAAGTTTCACAAAAAAACCGAAGCTTTCACTTCGGTTTTAGTATTTTAAATATTTAGATGTGATTAGTTGAAATCAGCATCTGAAACCCCTTCGTTAATCTTAACTTCAGTAGTTTCAAAAGATAACACTTGAGGTCCTGTTGCAATTTTCATAGTGTAAGGAAACATGATGCCATCCTTCTCTTTGTAATTTGAGTAATCTATAACCGTAGTCACAGTTTGACCTTGCATTTCTGCAGATTCTTCCTTTCTTACTAAATAGCTATTTTCCGCGTCATAATAGCGATAGGAAGTATCTTCTCCTTGCGTTACTTTTACCTTGTAGGCATCTTTTCCATCAATGGTCATTAAGCTTTCCAATTCTAAATTAGAGGCATCCATATATAATTCTGGAAACAAGCCCTTCTCGGCTTTTTTTGAAGCCAGCTCTTTGCCTTCCATAGGAACTTTTTGGCCTTGCTGCTCAGTAAATCCGCTCTCACCATCAAAACTTTGCTTCATTACCGCTCCCATACCTTCAACAACAATTTCCATATAAGATTTATTTGGTGCCATTTGTTTAACTGTTGCCTTTGGTTTAAATGGAGCGCCTTGTATCGTTACATCAGAGTTAACCAAAAGGGTATTGATCTTATTTAAATTTTCTTGGCCTCCAACCGCTGTAATATAGTTGTCAACTACCGCTTTTGCAGTTAAACCTTCTGGTAAAGGTTTAGAAAATACTGGTTTCTCAGTTTCATTTGCAAACTTATCGAAGTACATAATTGGAATTCCTGTTTTTTCAAGATTCTCTATGACCTCTGCCCCATTTCCAACAACTATAATTCTTAAGTTATCCGCTTTAAAATATTTGTTCGCCACACGCTGAATATCCTCTACAGTAACATCATTGATTTTTTGTAAATAAGTGGTGTAAAAATCTTCTGGAAGGTCGTTCAATTCAATATTTAAGGCATAGTTGGCAATAGTTTGTGGACGTTCTAAAGCCATCACAAAGTTCCCAACATATTTTGCCTTGGCATCTTTTAAAAGCTGAGGATCAACTGGTTCAGTTCTAATTCTATTGATCTCTTTTAAAGCTTCAACAACAGCACTATCCGTGACTGCATTTCTCACTTTTGCAGTCGCATTGAAACGAGATGCACCGTATCTATCATTGCCTAAGCTAGAATAGGCTCCGTAAGTGTAACCTTTATCTTCCCTAAGGTTTTTAAAAAGGTAACCTTCACCTCCACCACCTAAGATGTTATTAGTAATTAAAGCTGCATGATAATCTTCATCGCCCATCTTTAAATCTACATTATTCGTAATAGAAAGGTTAGATTGCGTGGCATCTGGCACATTCACAAAATTAATTTGTGTGTATTGTACATTAGGATTCGGTTTTGGTACCGTAGTATTTACATCTACAGACTTTGTCCATTCACCAAAATATGTTTTCACTTGTTTCTTTACATCCTTAAAATCTACATCTCCAACCACAACCAAATAGGCATTGTTTGGGTTAAAGTATTTTTCGTAAAACGCAAGTGCATCCCCAAAAGACACGTTATTGATGGTTTCTTCAGTTATAAACTCGCCATAAGGATGATTGGTACCATAAGATAACGCTGAACCGACTCTACTCGCTATAACATCCGGACTTTTTGCGTCTGCCTTTAATCCCTCAATAAGTTTAGTTTTCTCTTTTTCAAATTCTTCTTCAGTCAATAATGGGTTAATGGCTGCACCAGCTAATAATTCTAAAATTCTTTCAGAATATTTGGTTAAGGAACTTGCAAAACCTCCGCTAAAACCAAAGTTTAAATTAGCGCCTAAGAAATCCACTTCTTCATTAAATTCATCTTTAGAAATTGTAGTTGTTCCGTTACCCAACATGCTTCCCAATAAGCTTTCTACTCCAGCTTTTTTTCCTGTAGAAATAGGTTTATTATCGATTCTTAGAGAATACGAAACTCTTGGTAACTTATGGTTTTCTACCACTAATACTTTTAAGCCATTTTTTAATTCAAACTCTTGCGGTTTGTCGATTGAAATTTCCGGTTCTGGGCCTGCAACAGGTATTTTAGACCTATCTATCTGTGCGTTTGCACTAATAAACATTATAAATAATGTGAAAAACGCTACTATTTTGGTGTTCATATTTAATACTGTTTTCATTTTATTGTTCATCTGTTTTTGGTAGATATTCTATTTCTACACGTTGATTAGGGCTTAAATATTTCTTAGCCACATCCTGAATTTCTTCTCTTGTAATAGATCTATAGGTCTCTAACTGATTATTAATGATATTTACATCACCATATAGTAAATAGTATGTTGCAAGGGAACCTGCAATTCCTGCTACACTAGAATTAGAGCTTACAAAATCATTTTCAAACTGATTTAAAAGTTTTTGATAATCGCGCTCACTAATCAATTCATTTTGCATTTTAGCAATTTCTTCATCCATCTCTGCTAATAAGGTATCTAAACTAACATCCCCTAATGGCAAAGCAAATAAGGCAAAAATATTATAATCTACTTGACCCAAATTAACAGCCTGAACTGTTAAGGCCTGTTTTTGTTCATCAATTAATTTCTTATACAACACAGAACTTTTTCCTCCGCTTAAATAGCTAGAAATCATATCCAATACATAAGCTTCTCTGGTCGATTGACCAGGTAAACGATAAGCAGCTATTATTGCCGGTACTTGAATATTCTTGTCGTAAGCAACTACTTCTTTTGTTTCTGTAATTGGTGCCTCTTTTGGAAAGTTGCGCACGACCTCAGGTCCTTTTTCAACAGCACTGAAATACTCTTTTACCAATTTTTTTGTCTTGTCATAATCAATATCACCTGCCACCACTAATACCGCATTGTTAGGCACATAGTATTTATCAAAATAGGCATTGAATTCTTCTAAAGTCGCTGCATCTAAATGCTCCATAAGACCAATATTCTGATCTTTATAGGGATGCACATTAAATAAGCTCTCGCCAATAGTTTTTAAAAGACCTCCATAAGGTCTGTTATCATAACTTTGACGTTTTTCCTCTTTAACAACTTCGTTCTGCGTATCTACACCAACTTGATCAATAACGGGATGCAACATACGCTCTGACTCTAACCACAATCCTAGTTCTAATTTGTTAGAAGGGAAGATTTCATAATAATACGTTCTATCTTGAGAGGTATTGGCATTAAAAGTACCTCCGTTTGCAGGAATTATTTTCATGAATTCACCACGACCTATATTTTCTGAGCCTTCAAATAATAGATGCTCAAAAAAGTGTGCAAACCCTGTACGTTCCCTGTCGCCATCTTTTCCACCAACATCATACATCACAGATGTAATAACAACTGGTGCCGTGTTGTCTTGGTGCATAATAACATGCAAGCCATTGTCTAAATCAAATTCCTCAAATTCAACTTTTTGTGCTATGGCCTGATGGCCAATAAACAACAAAGAAGCCAAAGCCAGTAAATAGTTTTTCATTGTAGTTTTGTTTAAATTTAAATTGTTTTAAGTGTTTGTCTTTTCTAAATGTAATTTGTTACATGAAGCCCTACAAAAATAAGCAATGAATTGTCTTTTTAACTTAATTATATGTGAAAACTCTACTTTAGTAAACCTCTATTTCAGCTTTACATAGTTCAACTGTTATATTTTTAAGGTCAAAACAGGTCTAAAATACTTAAAACGTTTGTCAATTAAGAATTTAGGATTATATTTGCACCCGCCTAGCCCGAAAGGCAGGTCCGCTTTCTGAGAAGAGAGCATTTTATTTAATAATCAAATTAATAAAAACGTTACGCTATGTACGCAATTGTAGAGATAGCAGGGCAGCAATTTAAAGTTGCAAAAGACCAAAAAGTTTTTGTTAACCGTTTATCTACTGAAGAAGGTAAAAACGTTTCTTTCGATAACGTTCTTTTAATAGGAGATGGTGACAAAACAACTTTAGGCGCCCCAGCTATAGACGGAGCACAAGTAAGTGCAAAAGTCTTAAAGCACCTTAAAGGTGATAAAGTAATAGTTTTCAAAAAGAAAAGACGTAAAGGTTACCGTGTAAAAAATGGACACAGACAATCTTTAACTGAAATCGTAATCGAAAGTATTGTTGCTTCAGGAGCAAAGAAAGCTGAAAAAGCTGCTCCGAAAAAGGAAACTAAAAAAGCTGAACCAAAAGTAGAGGCTAAAAAAGAAGCACCGAAAGCAAAACCAGCTGCTAAAAAAGCAACAGGAAAAGCTGACGATCTAAAGAAAATTGAAGGTGCTGGACCAAAGGCTGCTGAAGCATTGGTAAACGCTGGATACGAAACTTTTGAGAAAGTGGCTAACGCAAAAGCAGAAGAATTAAGCAATGTGCTTTCTGAAGCTAGCTCTAGATTAGCACATATCGTTACCGATACTTGGCCAAAACAAGCTAAATTAGCTGCAGATGGTAAGTGGGACGAATTAAAAGAATTACAAGAAAGATTAGACGGTGGAATTGAAAAGTAATTTTCAATTGCATTAAATTATAAACTAGTTCCTGACTTTACGTTAGGATAAAAAAACCTTAAGATCATGGCTCATAAAAAAGGAGTTGGTAGTTCGAAGAATGGTAGAGAATCAGAATCGAAACGTCTAGGCGTAAAGATTTTTGGTGGACAAGCTGCTATTGCTGGAAACATTATCATAAGACAACGTGGTAACACGCACCATCCAGGTGAAAACGTTTACCAAGGAAAAGACCATACTTTACATGCTAAAGTTGATGGTTTAGTGAAATTTACTAAGAAAAAAGACAACAAGTCTTACGTTTCTATTGAGCCTTTTGAGGCTTAGGAAATTATTTTCTTAAACAATTTAAACCCTTTCTGGAAACAGAGAGGGTTTTTTGTTCCCTGTCATTCAGAGCGAAGCGAAGAATCTATACTTTTATATAGTATGTTTTTTAATTCAAGATTTTTCGCAATGCCCTGAATGACATTTTTCTACACCTTCATCATACAATAATTTATACTATCTTTTGGTTTAGAAGATAACAACCCATCTTAACAATGAAAAAAGCAAATATCTATCCCATCTTAATTCTTGTTCTAGCACTAAATTGTAAATCTTCGCAGAGTAAAACGCAACTTGTATCTGAAAACAAGGCTTTAAAAGAACGCATCGAAAAACTCCAATCTTTGGACAGCTTAAAAACTGAAGCGACTTTAGAGCTTAAAAAGATGAATGTAGTTTACAGAGGTGTTTCCAATCCTATATATATTTCAAAACCGAATGTTATCTGGTTTGAAGCGTCTGCTCCTGGATTAAAAAAGAAAGATAAAAAAGGTAATTATATTTTAGCTCCTGGTTCTGGTAATACCATTGACATTAAAATTAAATCTAAACTTAACAATGGTGATTCTTTGACAGAAATAAAAACTTTGAGGATAAAGGACTTAAAAGCACCCATTGGAACAATTAACAAACTTGGTTGTGGTGCTAATTGTGAATTAAAATTTAAAAAGGAGGAACTAACGAATGCGGTAATAGATGCAAAAATCTATGACTTTCTACATGAAATGGATTTTGTAGTAACTTCATTCAAAATAAAAATGCCTCATTATAGGACATTAGAAATAGATGGTAATACAATGAATATTTGGGCGA encodes:
- a CDS encoding cation transporter translates to MKTLKTLSIVAMIALAFTSCKNETAPEVKTVDVEVSKKDVAQTLDPNATYAKVEFGIDGMTCAMGCAKTIEKKMAKMEGVKSAKVDFDKRLAMVEYDEAKVTPKSLEETVSKVADIYKVKDFHKVDDFGAEKKACKADCDKACCANKAETDASTTALSTSKKACNADCKKACCADVKKS
- a CDS encoding DMT family transporter — protein: MKNPNIKWIYLIILSVIWGSSFILIKKSLLGLTPYQLGALRTLITGILLLAFGYHKLKTIPKSKWKWLLISGLLGSFIPAFFFAIAETEIDSTVASILNSLVPLNTILLGFAVFKITSTKRQVLGVIIGFIGTAILILKGSELNPNQNYLYAGFVIASTLMYAANVNIIKRYLQDVKPLAIAAGNYVFIFIPALIVLLFSDFFTTETFNNPALPKALMYVSILAIFGTAIAKVVFFKLVQLSTPVFASSVTYIMPIVALGWGILDDETFSFIQGFAALLILVGVYLSHKRK
- a CDS encoding M16 family metallopeptidase — its product is MKNYLLALASLLFIGHQAIAQKVEFEEFDLDNGLHVIMHQDNTAPVVITSVMYDVGGKDGDRERTGFAHFFEHLLFEGSENIGRGEFMKIIPANGGTFNANTSQDRTYYYEIFPSNKLELGLWLESERMLHPVIDQVGVDTQNEVVKEEKRQSYDNRPYGGLLKTIGESLFNVHPYKDQNIGLMEHLDAATLEEFNAYFDKYYVPNNAVLVVAGDIDYDKTKKLVKEYFSAVEKGPEVVRNFPKEAPITETKEVVAYDKNIQVPAIIAAYRLPGQSTREAYVLDMISSYLSGGKSSVLYKKLIDEQKQALTVQAVNLGQVDYNIFALFALPLGDVSLDTLLAEMDEEIAKMQNELISERDYQKLLNQFENDFVSSNSSVAGIAGSLATYYLLYGDVNIINNQLETYRSITREEIQDVAKKYLSPNQRVEIEYLPKTDEQ
- the rplU gene encoding 50S ribosomal protein L21, yielding MYAIVEIAGQQFKVAKDQKVFVNRLSTEEGKNVSFDNVLLIGDGDKTTLGAPAIDGAQVSAKVLKHLKGDKVIVFKKKRRKGYRVKNGHRQSLTEIVIESIVASGAKKAEKAAPKKETKKAEPKVEAKKEAPKAKPAAKKATGKADDLKKIEGAGPKAAEALVNAGYETFEKVANAKAEELSNVLSEASSRLAHIVTDTWPKQAKLAADGKWDELKELQERLDGGIEK
- a CDS encoding insulinase family protein, encoding MKTVLNMNTKIVAFFTLFIMFISANAQIDRSKIPVAGPEPEISIDKPQEFELKNGLKVLVVENHKLPRVSYSLRIDNKPISTGKKAGVESLLGSMLGNGTTTISKDEFNEEVDFLGANLNFGFSGGFASSLTKYSERILELLAGAAINPLLTEEEFEKEKTKLIEGLKADAKSPDVIASRVGSALSYGTNHPYGEFITEETINNVSFGDALAFYEKYFNPNNAYLVVVGDVDFKDVKKQVKTYFGEWTKSVDVNTTVPKPNPNVQYTQINFVNVPDATQSNLSITNNVDLKMGDEDYHAALITNNILGGGGEGYLFKNLREDKGYTYGAYSSLGNDRYGASRFNATAKVRNAVTDSAVVEALKEINRIRTEPVDPQLLKDAKAKYVGNFVMALERPQTIANYALNIELNDLPEDFYTTYLQKINDVTVEDIQRVANKYFKADNLRIIVVGNGAEVIENLEKTGIPIMYFDKFANETEKPVFSKPLPEGLTAKAVVDNYITAVGGQENLNKINTLLVNSDVTIQGAPFKPKATVKQMAPNKSYMEIVVEGMGAVMKQSFDGESGFTEQQGQKVPMEGKELASKKAEKGLFPELYMDASNLELESLMTIDGKDAYKVKVTQGEDTSYRYYDAENSYLVRKEESAEMQGQTVTTVIDYSNYKEKDGIMFPYTMKIATGPQVLSFETTEVKINEGVSDADFN
- a CDS encoding DUF5689 domain-containing protein: MKTLKINKIILLLIGFVVFNGCVQDDDFSTPNLSFEEPNIPENQIRTIGSLAGDLAQEQSANDDIFEPQPLDYSNESDAVAYVFSDTDFYVTGYVVSSDEGGNYFEEIILQDKPENPTIGIKLLIDVNPLFTKYEVGRKIYVKISGLAVGISNGVLTLGSQAGSGVDKIPSQFENEFIERSNEVANIVPLPLNISDFTVQKTNLMIALNDVQFNRNDVFDEANNFDTYASSAQDQFDGERTLESCESGASVIFSTSTFADFKGLALPKGRGTVNAVLSRNFEGNNYIVAINTPEDIVFGPEENRCDPDFFECTGPSGGGSNIFFENFEGFGTYDSEGWDNINISGTNTDWFISGFQGNNYSRISAFSSGNSDADVWLVTPAIDLGPTEGEELSFDLEAAYDTGTILSVYVSTDYAGDPTTATWEIIDAAIPVGPSGGFGGLQPVGPINISCIEGTAVFGFFYEGSDPSATTRYHLDNVKVTGN
- the rpmA gene encoding 50S ribosomal protein L27, producing the protein MAHKKGVGSSKNGRESESKRLGVKIFGGQAAIAGNIIIRQRGNTHHPGENVYQGKDHTLHAKVDGLVKFTKKKDNKSYVSIEPFEA
- a CDS encoding GldM family protein, whose translation is MKKANIYPILILVLALNCKSSQSKTQLVSENKALKERIEKLQSLDSLKTEATLELKKMNVVYRGVSNPIYISKPNVIWFEASAPGLKKKDKKGNYILAPGSGNTIDIKIKSKLNNGDSLTEIKTLRIKDLKAPIGTINKLGCGANCELKFKKEELTNAVIDAKIYDFLHEMDFVVTSFKIKMPHYRTLEIDGNTMNIWANDLFTLLRPGDLIQIFDINIHISGSSSYRLKGVSPILIKIIE